Proteins found in one Fulvitalea axinellae genomic segment:
- a CDS encoding helix-turn-helix transcriptional regulator produces MKTIKFNKTVCGVEISLNVLDCDSDLNNEFGSEIQQADFFQIAFIKEAKGVLRLNQSEIKLKPNTAIFISKHQQHQWLLESPSPKAIFLVFQEDFLNEFFADQLFSYRLLYFYQTAYPLWLELPVTFFDNSLNQLSEISHELKQPENDSAHIIRALLYYLLMRLNRLYAKQHKIEHSVALDNLAYKFRRSLEENIRQKQRVDDYAELLSVSRVSLNQASKRQFNATASELIKQRLLFEVKNLLLYTGRTLEQIAYDLQISEPQHLSRLFKSKEGVTPTEFRNSWGKREKG; encoded by the coding sequence TTGAAAACCATCAAATTCAACAAAACGGTTTGCGGGGTCGAGATTTCCTTAAATGTACTCGACTGTGATTCGGATTTAAATAACGAGTTCGGTTCAGAAATTCAACAAGCGGATTTCTTCCAAATAGCTTTTATTAAAGAGGCTAAAGGAGTTCTTAGGCTCAACCAATCAGAGATAAAGCTAAAACCGAATACCGCAATATTTATTTCCAAACACCAGCAACACCAATGGCTATTGGAATCGCCTTCACCGAAAGCTATTTTTCTCGTATTTCAAGAGGATTTTCTCAACGAGTTTTTTGCCGATCAACTGTTTTCCTACCGCTTGTTGTATTTTTACCAAACAGCCTACCCGCTTTGGCTTGAGCTTCCCGTGACGTTTTTCGACAATTCCCTAAACCAGCTCTCTGAAATCAGCCACGAGTTGAAACAGCCCGAAAATGACAGTGCCCATATAATAAGAGCTCTTTTGTATTATTTACTGATGCGTCTCAACCGCCTTTACGCCAAGCAACACAAAATAGAGCATAGTGTAGCCTTAGATAATCTGGCCTACAAATTCCGTAGATCATTGGAAGAAAACATCCGCCAAAAACAGCGAGTGGATGATTATGCCGAACTGCTTTCCGTTAGCAGGGTCAGCCTAAACCAAGCCTCAAAAAGACAATTTAATGCCACTGCCAGCGAACTGATCAAACAACGGTTACTCTTCGAAGTGAAAAACCTTTTGCTCTACACAGGTCGTACTCTCGAACAAATTGCTTACGACCTACAAATCTCCGAGCCTCAGCACCTAAGCCGTTTGTTTAAATCCAAAGAGGGAGTTACTCCTACTGAGTTTCGGAATTCTTGGGGGAAGAGGGAAAAAGGATAA
- a CDS encoding ATP-binding protein: MELNPTTLNAVTLERELRWLEEFIMYRLELYFSDEKPEKVVPELPLIGDTPSQYASLIQHYNMSFAERLILILALAPHIRPQVLDPMMIVNSNTNRGYSEFGGIKGLRHGGMLPTGETAVFLVSGTDLAKRFEVASCFGEGHFFSGHKILDLGSEGTKDEPFLSKPLRMSPEYLHFLTSGDTYSPPYSSAFPATRVNTPLEWEDLVLHPDTRDEIEDLLTWARYEGEIVSGWELGKRLKKGYRALFYGPPGTGKTLTAGLLGKALNKEVYTVDLSQIVSKYIGETEKNLAGVFDQAEHRGWILFFDEADALFGQRTRTSSSNDRHANQEVAYLLQRIENFDGMIILATNLKANLDEAFARRFQSIVHFPLPNTEERLSLWKGSFGKTIPLSEDIDWHDLAEEYEIAGGAIINVIRYCAVKAKQRENSMVYKEDIVEGIHREFQKEGRG; the protein is encoded by the coding sequence ATGGAATTGAATCCCACCACGTTGAACGCGGTTACATTGGAAAGAGAACTACGGTGGCTCGAAGAGTTTATCATGTACCGGTTGGAGCTATATTTTTCGGATGAAAAACCTGAGAAAGTAGTGCCGGAGTTACCTTTAATCGGGGACACTCCGTCGCAGTACGCAAGTTTGATTCAACACTATAATATGAGCTTTGCCGAACGCCTTATTCTAATATTGGCGTTGGCGCCCCATATCCGTCCACAAGTTCTGGACCCGATGATGATAGTGAACTCAAACACTAATAGAGGGTATTCAGAGTTTGGAGGAATAAAAGGTCTGCGACACGGAGGCATGCTGCCAACGGGAGAGACCGCCGTTTTTTTAGTTTCGGGAACAGATTTGGCAAAGCGCTTTGAAGTGGCTTCGTGTTTTGGTGAAGGCCACTTTTTTAGCGGGCATAAGATATTGGATTTGGGAAGCGAAGGGACCAAAGACGAACCTTTTCTAAGTAAACCTCTACGCATGAGTCCGGAATATTTACATTTTCTTACGTCAGGGGATACGTATAGTCCTCCGTATTCCAGCGCTTTTCCGGCTACAAGGGTTAATACTCCGTTGGAGTGGGAGGATTTGGTATTGCATCCTGATACCCGTGATGAGATTGAAGATTTGCTGACCTGGGCCCGTTACGAAGGGGAAATCGTTAGTGGATGGGAATTGGGTAAGAGACTGAAAAAAGGATATCGGGCTCTTTTTTATGGTCCGCCAGGAACTGGCAAGACTCTTACCGCTGGCTTGTTGGGGAAGGCGCTAAACAAAGAAGTTTACACTGTTGACCTTTCTCAGATTGTTTCTAAATATATAGGGGAAACAGAAAAGAATTTGGCCGGTGTTTTTGATCAGGCCGAACATAGAGGATGGATTCTTTTTTTTGATGAGGCTGACGCCCTGTTTGGGCAACGGACAAGGACTAGCTCGTCAAATGACCGTCATGCTAATCAGGAGGTTGCCTACCTTTTGCAACGTATCGAGAATTTTGACGGAATGATAATTTTGGCTACTAATCTAAAAGCGAATTTAGATGAAGCCTTTGCCCGGAGGTTTCAATCAATTGTACATTTTCCACTTCCTAATACCGAGGAACGACTAAGTCTTTGGAAAGGCTCTTTTGGGAAAACGATTCCGCTTAGTGAAGATATCGATTGGCATGACTTGGCTGAAGAGTATGAGATTGCCGGCGGTGCCATTATCAATGTAATTCGTTATTGTGCAGTCAAAGCCAAGCAACGGGAAAATAGTATGGTTTATAAAGAGGACATCGTGGAAGGTATTCACAGGGAGTTTCAAAAAGAAGGGCGAGGATAG
- a CDS encoding MBL fold metallo-hydrolase yields the protein MKKTEIQLIRNATLKIRYAGKTVLVDPMLSATGSFMSFITPEKNSNPTVSLPFSAKKVVDKTDLVLVTHTHPDHWDPATIETLDKEIPLFVQPADKEAISSAGFKNVTPVDDKAEYGEIKIQRTIGKHGPNETLDILGQVSGYVLSAEGYPTLYIIGDCIWDSDIEKQLKTYRPDIIVTNSGGAMLMGQYRILMNAEETVKVAQTIPTATIVATHMEALDHCMTTRAELRNIAKAKNLNILVPENGETVTF from the coding sequence ATGAAAAAAACGGAAATCCAACTCATCAGAAACGCCACATTGAAAATTCGTTATGCAGGAAAAACGGTATTAGTGGACCCCATGCTTTCGGCAACGGGAAGTTTTATGTCTTTCATCACTCCCGAAAAAAACTCAAACCCGACAGTTTCCCTCCCCTTCTCCGCCAAAAAGGTGGTGGACAAAACGGACTTGGTTTTGGTCACGCACACTCACCCGGACCATTGGGATCCGGCCACAATCGAAACGCTGGACAAGGAAATACCTCTCTTCGTTCAGCCTGCCGACAAAGAAGCAATCAGCTCTGCGGGATTCAAAAATGTAACGCCCGTAGATGATAAAGCGGAATATGGCGAAATCAAGATCCAACGCACGATAGGTAAACACGGCCCCAACGAAACGCTCGACATTTTAGGTCAGGTTTCCGGCTACGTTTTAAGCGCCGAAGGTTATCCCACTCTGTATATAATTGGCGATTGCATTTGGGACTCCGATATCGAAAAACAATTGAAAACTTACCGTCCCGATATTATAGTGACCAACTCAGGTGGCGCAATGTTAATGGGACAATACCGCATCCTGATGAATGCCGAAGAGACCGTTAAGGTAGCTCAAACAATACCAACAGCTACAATCGTCGCCACGCATATGGAAGCGCTGGATCACTGCATGACTACAAGAGCGGAACTCAGAAACATCGCAAAAGCAAAAAACCTAAACATCCTGGTGCCCGAAAACGGAGAAACGGTTACCTTTTGA
- a CDS encoding contractile injection system tape measure protein — protein sequence MGGNVINKLVTDVRMDSVHESKGYGETFATLSRNEIQVELGKVLDFFAKKYGYLRLERLELDLGVVSPENMKEEVTKRIQERFPSLLLKFFNQDKEAKEGTRLPEKHTLAYFLLHGQLPWWCASDFSLSDYIDLMLRENKDSVRKMFRALRNRKGFIRRAVLQFSENQLRQLVRVLASAEAGAVNTTVANFRKVHKRKKLESVSEDEFKYAVWELAIRFLTYRNRSYFSLKTFTKYLIQGLAKRFNLDLVQILNHLGGAVSKIAIKGKSIGALPNIIRDIYREEIRHGNSKSSDLYFSTWLEMLDKGTVGGAESEFLKFVNERPIELVGFMKRREQTDRKISKGLSGFGFKTQRKASEIIFEGDAVFVEGIKANAIKAHKERRIARGNTESKFAKILSEFIFHIGLVDRGSVFNRKSFAKSLVKSLADTYSIKESDIIEAISSGITEVDRKVKNEISQVLVALAREWKAEAPEIKKIKTESWLDRVRQFADSGDSESQERFEIRALLFSKPSSDADFFRFVTYMGEYRLIKLLPLVAGIYTPGVRAFSRHLDEVHKSEMVPNVSSRIFKEVKWSFIIKVLVEDRGSVFNTKVFVRKTLERLANRFGLKYDFLLESVLNLPEETLTIDANVRLALFDLKKEKRVLKETPDLNKKILAQSDKYVIQKALVEYLESDSGLFQGSEFYSLLKDKRITGTIVETIDEPLRKRLFLILFQGKAFELYFNSLRKKTSDKVFFGDIRFFYKVCWEEALAIKSQSGGLSISFETFFWKHIRRVSRRVSFNQAELIRLIYPSLRNHLSPSIGTWAETTNGLQRSELSVRKDAFLLGIINSLVPDKKRKLSPVDWLNLKEWQINRLKHLSLHQLRFFWAELRKYLPYEHQIEIIRTLPSLLVEAWQRTSGFLFVLKRMSVFERMLKDTFSNFSFSFSKESQELFFDSLYQGRNPTPEDFIEFLLKRFVSEKNISANDVIIQFSEKYQKNATIPEADMMSRLRSYTETRGLDYAGLKPESIKEQEPHEVYEEIPEVMEEELGERVAIENAGLILLWPFLSRLFDMMGYMVPKGDAFKDDVQAERATHLSQYLVFGEENHSEDTLLLNKILCGVGPERPLKRKLLLTKKEKETGEQLLGGVLANWSKLKKSSKDALRTTFLQRKGIVEFEEKQNILYVEKKGVDALLTSLPWSFSTVKLPWMEKTIVTIWN from the coding sequence ATGGGCGGAAATGTAATAAATAAGTTGGTGACTGATGTGCGTATGGATTCGGTGCATGAAAGTAAAGGTTATGGAGAAACTTTCGCCACTTTGTCCAGAAACGAAATACAGGTAGAGCTAGGGAAGGTTCTTGATTTTTTCGCCAAAAAGTATGGTTACTTGCGTTTGGAACGCTTGGAATTAGACTTGGGAGTGGTGTCACCCGAAAATATGAAAGAAGAAGTGACAAAACGGATCCAGGAGAGGTTCCCCTCTTTATTGTTGAAATTTTTTAATCAGGATAAAGAAGCGAAAGAAGGAACTCGGTTGCCTGAGAAACACACATTAGCCTATTTCCTTCTTCATGGTCAGTTGCCTTGGTGGTGCGCTTCTGATTTCTCCCTGAGTGATTACATAGATCTGATGCTCAGAGAGAATAAAGACTCGGTACGAAAAATGTTTCGGGCTTTACGAAATAGAAAAGGGTTTATTCGAAGGGCGGTATTGCAATTCTCCGAAAATCAATTACGGCAATTGGTAAGGGTTCTGGCTTCCGCCGAAGCTGGGGCTGTGAATACTACAGTGGCTAACTTTCGAAAAGTGCATAAAAGGAAAAAGTTGGAATCTGTTTCCGAAGATGAGTTTAAGTATGCCGTGTGGGAATTGGCAATACGTTTTTTGACATATCGTAATCGTTCATATTTTAGCCTAAAAACATTTACCAAATATTTGATTCAGGGTCTAGCGAAGCGTTTTAACCTTGATTTGGTTCAAATACTCAATCATTTGGGAGGGGCTGTTTCGAAAATTGCGATAAAAGGAAAATCCATTGGCGCTCTTCCAAATATTATCCGTGATATCTACCGAGAAGAAATACGACACGGAAACTCGAAATCAAGCGACTTGTATTTTTCGACATGGTTAGAAATGTTAGATAAGGGGACTGTAGGCGGAGCCGAAAGTGAGTTTCTGAAATTTGTGAATGAAAGGCCGATAGAATTAGTCGGTTTTATGAAGAGAAGGGAACAAACTGACCGGAAAATATCCAAAGGACTTTCGGGTTTTGGATTTAAAACTCAGCGGAAAGCTTCTGAAATTATCTTCGAAGGTGATGCCGTTTTTGTAGAAGGGATTAAAGCCAATGCGATTAAAGCTCATAAGGAACGAAGAATTGCTAGGGGTAACACCGAATCGAAATTTGCCAAGATACTTTCCGAATTTATTTTTCATATAGGATTGGTAGACCGAGGTTCGGTTTTCAACCGAAAGTCATTCGCTAAGTCTTTGGTCAAATCTTTAGCCGATACCTATAGTATTAAGGAAAGTGATATTATTGAAGCTATCTCTTCTGGAATTACTGAAGTTGATCGGAAAGTGAAAAATGAGATTTCCCAAGTATTAGTCGCTTTAGCTAGAGAGTGGAAAGCGGAAGCGCCGGAAATAAAAAAGATTAAAACGGAAAGTTGGTTGGATAGGGTTCGGCAATTTGCGGACTCTGGCGACTCAGAATCACAGGAACGATTTGAAATAAGGGCTTTGTTATTTTCGAAACCTTCTTCCGATGCTGATTTTTTCCGTTTTGTGACATATATGGGAGAATATCGCCTTATAAAACTTCTGCCTTTAGTCGCTGGAATATATACCCCTGGAGTGCGTGCTTTTTCGAGACATTTGGATGAAGTCCATAAATCCGAAATGGTTCCTAATGTAAGCAGTCGGATTTTTAAAGAAGTAAAATGGTCGTTTATCATTAAAGTTTTAGTGGAGGACCGGGGTTCGGTTTTCAATACCAAGGTTTTTGTCAGAAAGACATTGGAACGACTGGCGAATCGATTTGGTTTGAAATATGATTTTTTGTTGGAATCCGTATTGAATTTACCTGAAGAAACCTTAACGATTGACGCTAACGTTCGATTAGCGTTATTTGATTTAAAAAAAGAAAAGAGGGTTTTAAAAGAAACGCCAGATCTTAATAAAAAGATATTAGCCCAATCCGATAAATATGTAATTCAAAAAGCGCTTGTTGAATATCTGGAAAGTGACTCTGGCCTATTTCAAGGTTCTGAGTTTTACAGTTTATTAAAAGATAAGCGAATAACCGGGACTATTGTAGAAACTATAGATGAACCGTTACGAAAGCGTCTTTTTCTTATTTTATTTCAAGGAAAGGCTTTTGAATTGTATTTCAATTCCTTGAGAAAAAAAACTTCCGATAAAGTCTTTTTCGGTGATATACGATTCTTTTATAAAGTATGTTGGGAAGAGGCTTTGGCGATAAAAAGCCAAAGTGGAGGCTTGTCAATTTCGTTTGAAACTTTTTTTTGGAAGCATATCCGTCGTGTTTCGAGACGGGTTTCTTTTAATCAAGCTGAACTAATCAGACTAATTTATCCTTCTCTCAGGAATCATCTTTCGCCGTCTATTGGTACATGGGCCGAAACGACAAATGGATTACAGCGAAGCGAACTTTCGGTTCGAAAAGATGCGTTTCTTCTGGGAATTATAAATAGTTTGGTTCCGGATAAAAAAAGGAAACTTTCCCCTGTTGACTGGTTGAACCTGAAAGAATGGCAAATCAATAGGTTAAAACATTTATCGCTTCATCAATTACGTTTTTTTTGGGCAGAGTTACGCAAGTACCTGCCTTATGAGCACCAAATAGAGATAATTAGGACTCTGCCAAGCCTTTTGGTTGAGGCGTGGCAAAGAACGTCGGGCTTCCTATTTGTGTTAAAGCGGATGTCTGTCTTCGAACGGATGCTGAAGGATACATTTTCCAATTTTAGCTTTTCCTTTTCAAAAGAAAGTCAGGAACTGTTTTTCGATAGCCTGTATCAGGGAAGAAATCCAACGCCGGAAGACTTTATTGAGTTTCTATTAAAACGATTCGTTTCCGAAAAAAACATTAGCGCAAATGACGTCATAATTCAGTTCAGTGAGAAGTATCAAAAAAACGCAACGATTCCAGAAGCGGATATGATGTCACGGCTTCGATCTTATACCGAAACTAGAGGTCTTGATTATGCGGGTTTAAAACCTGAATCGATAAAAGAGCAAGAGCCTCACGAAGTGTATGAGGAAATCCCTGAAGTGATGGAAGAGGAACTCGGCGAACGGGTGGCTATAGAAAATGCGGGACTTATCCTGCTTTGGCCATTCCTGAGTAGGCTGTTTGATATGATGGGCTATATGGTGCCCAAAGGTGATGCCTTTAAGGATGATGTGCAGGCGGAACGAGCGACGCACCTTAGTCAATACCTTGTCTTTGGCGAAGAAAATCATAGCGAGGATACACTTTTACTCAATAAAATCCTTTGCGGGGTTGGTCCTGAACGTCCTTTGAAGCGTAAACTTTTATTAACGAAAAAAGAAAAAGAAACTGGGGAGCAACTATTGGGAGGGGTTTTGGCGAATTGGAGCAAGCTGAAAAAATCAAGCAAAGACGCTTTACGGACCACATTTTTACAGCGGAAAGGAATTGTGGAGTTCGAGGAGAAACAGAATATTTTATATGTGGAAAAGAAAGGAGTCGATGCGTTGTTGACTAGTCTCCCTTGGTCATTTTCGACAGTGAAATTGCCATGGATGGAAAAAACGATCGTAACGATATGGAATTGA
- a CDS encoding baseplate J/gp47 family protein, whose translation MKDNTTRSGRGIQKSSNRKNRRLPFLDASAVALDDRTVSDLLTFVYQYSKEIRFYGPGADADSRWDVFFEQDLLVILLRFSRFDLDPIEAAFEKKVRRLKGYFDDAQGRDTINAMVLDLLVVIRELRDLKNSLAREHQAFSLARSLRDAFSGGLRDYVGELYRYGSILDWSNDTEEELKAIVDEWGSPKKGRFKKRSLKRMDTVRIRKFFNSFFFAVHELQVKSRQLLEKILNDSGDNKPHIALIVGFLNIYGYVQREMNNIPAKHLNYYYKEILKFQPRSLRPDKAFLHLGIKEGVKSAYVSENALLSAGKNDKGEDIFYKCDTPAGLTDSRIVEIRNIYPSRNERHHKGLDGDIVTAIFFDQKERGDGMLFEAGDFPVFGVEPFADIFPKRKPRRARSGFIIESDAFNLVGGERKIILALNCAPHSFRNFLERLIQFTGAQSEQDHAVRKSINHAFRFTLSTPDGGLEIVSYQSYIDSAKSRLRFEFDLSAEVGIIGPGIDPVIEQDPYCEKAHLSATLRYESKYFLYSFFSGLEILGCEVGLQVEGLPGLGAGNRLSDFVPEEPFQPFGPIPEEGSYLIIGSSELVGKKVSDISLRLDWETLPKEKSLASYFRGYNIPVSDDDYRLEIFVRDNREWVKKLEVPLQNENAKGERIVFRKHLVLNGLQSSVFTSDKPDAIKIRLKAPELAFGHKYYASALSDVLLYNSKYGKKLPKEQPKAPLVPALNKVRLSYRSVERLDFENEASFYHLSVFGYRKNQLRKGLSTSLLYQEKDSPSFMMALDKIPENKRLDLFFQIKESPQAVVGVKRNLNWYAMDRNNWRAIGTDMKLGDTSNGFLNTGFVRLRLSGNMTSDNTLMGKGRYWIMATSEKADGKRPERIERIYENVLSVEWNGDGSGEHLKKGLPAGQIEKFVEQPTGVSSVMQIGKTFGGLGLEGKGDFQQRVSERLRHKNRALMAVDYEQLVLENFPEVGRVKCFTADMHDGKVFVPPGKLRIVPMPIDLSPERPYLKQECLLRIRDFIRTKTSPFVDVQVSNPVFEAVRISASVSFTSSHSDGFLVNRVKETVKSFIETWRNPDLESEIFGNPLFGSELLTQIQALPYVQFVTSFSMYKISEKETGKKLFDTAREEQMQIVINPEYPWSILCCSDSLDLRVMASELISPPESRGIQNMQTDDDFVIE comes from the coding sequence TAGATCCGATTGAAGCTGCTTTTGAGAAAAAAGTAAGGAGACTAAAAGGGTACTTCGATGATGCTCAAGGGAGGGATACCATAAATGCTATGGTGTTGGATTTGTTGGTTGTGATAAGGGAGCTTCGCGATTTAAAAAATAGTTTGGCGAGGGAGCATCAGGCATTTTCGTTGGCACGATCCCTACGTGATGCTTTTTCTGGTGGATTAAGGGACTATGTAGGGGAATTGTATCGCTATGGATCTATTTTGGATTGGTCAAACGATACGGAAGAGGAACTGAAAGCCATAGTTGACGAGTGGGGAAGCCCCAAAAAAGGAAGGTTCAAAAAACGTTCGCTTAAACGTATGGACACTGTCCGGATAAGAAAATTTTTTAACAGTTTTTTTTTCGCGGTTCATGAGCTTCAAGTAAAGTCTCGTCAACTTTTGGAGAAAATACTGAATGATTCCGGAGACAATAAACCCCATATCGCCTTAATAGTCGGCTTCTTGAATATCTACGGATATGTGCAACGGGAAATGAATAATATTCCCGCAAAACATCTTAATTATTATTATAAAGAGATTCTGAAGTTTCAGCCCCGTTCATTGCGTCCGGACAAAGCGTTCCTTCATTTAGGAATTAAAGAGGGGGTAAAGTCTGCGTATGTGTCGGAAAACGCATTGCTTTCCGCTGGAAAAAACGATAAAGGTGAAGATATCTTTTATAAATGTGATACACCGGCGGGGTTAACCGATAGCAGGATAGTGGAGATTCGGAATATCTATCCAAGTCGTAATGAACGCCACCATAAAGGGCTGGACGGGGATATTGTTACCGCTATTTTTTTTGATCAGAAGGAAAGGGGGGACGGAATGCTGTTTGAGGCCGGGGATTTTCCCGTTTTCGGAGTCGAGCCATTTGCTGATATCTTCCCGAAGCGGAAGCCTCGTCGGGCAAGGTCGGGTTTTATTATTGAAAGTGACGCTTTTAACCTTGTTGGTGGCGAGCGGAAAATTATTTTGGCGTTGAATTGCGCCCCGCATTCTTTTCGTAATTTTCTTGAACGCCTCATACAGTTTACAGGGGCCCAGTCGGAGCAAGATCATGCGGTTCGTAAAAGCATAAACCATGCTTTTAGGTTTACTCTTTCTACACCAGACGGGGGGCTTGAGATAGTTTCGTATCAAAGTTATATCGATTCCGCCAAATCAAGATTGCGTTTTGAGTTTGACCTTTCTGCGGAGGTTGGAATTATCGGCCCGGGCATTGATCCTGTTATTGAGCAAGACCCTTATTGTGAAAAAGCGCATTTGAGCGCCACTCTGCGCTATGAGTCAAAATATTTCTTGTATAGTTTTTTCTCTGGTTTAGAAATACTAGGGTGTGAAGTAGGGTTGCAAGTAGAGGGGCTTCCCGGGTTAGGGGCTGGGAACCGTTTGTCTGATTTTGTTCCCGAAGAACCGTTTCAACCCTTTGGGCCTATACCGGAGGAAGGGTCCTATTTGATTATAGGAAGTTCGGAGTTGGTGGGAAAAAAGGTCAGTGATATTTCCTTGCGTTTGGATTGGGAAACCTTGCCAAAAGAAAAGAGCTTGGCCTCATATTTCCGAGGATATAATATTCCGGTTTCCGATGATGATTATCGGCTTGAGATTTTTGTTCGGGATAATCGGGAATGGGTTAAAAAACTAGAGGTGCCATTACAAAATGAAAATGCCAAAGGCGAAAGGATAGTTTTTAGAAAGCATTTGGTTTTAAACGGCTTGCAAAGTTCGGTTTTTACATCGGATAAACCGGATGCGATAAAAATAAGGCTTAAGGCGCCTGAATTGGCTTTCGGTCATAAATATTACGCGTCGGCTTTGTCTGATGTGCTGTTATATAACAGTAAATACGGAAAGAAATTGCCCAAAGAACAACCGAAAGCTCCTTTGGTGCCGGCCCTTAACAAGGTCAGGCTTTCTTATCGTTCAGTAGAACGATTGGATTTTGAAAATGAGGCAAGTTTTTATCATTTGAGCGTTTTCGGATATAGAAAAAACCAATTAAGAAAAGGCCTGTCCACATCATTATTATACCAAGAAAAAGACTCTCCGAGTTTTATGATGGCTCTGGACAAAATACCAGAAAACAAGCGTTTGGATTTATTTTTTCAGATAAAGGAATCGCCTCAAGCGGTTGTCGGTGTTAAGCGGAATCTGAATTGGTATGCCATGGACCGCAACAATTGGCGAGCTATAGGAACTGATATGAAATTGGGAGATACCAGTAATGGTTTTTTGAACACTGGTTTTGTGAGGTTGCGTTTGTCGGGAAATATGACTTCGGACAATACCCTAATGGGAAAAGGTCGGTATTGGATAATGGCTACTTCGGAAAAAGCCGATGGCAAAAGACCTGAGCGAATTGAAAGAATCTATGAGAACGTTTTGTCTGTGGAGTGGAACGGTGATGGTTCAGGAGAACATTTAAAGAAAGGATTACCCGCTGGGCAAATAGAAAAGTTTGTGGAACAGCCTACGGGAGTCAGTTCCGTAATGCAAATCGGAAAAACATTTGGAGGGCTTGGGCTGGAAGGAAAAGGTGATTTTCAACAAAGGGTTAGTGAGCGTTTAAGGCATAAAAATCGCGCTTTGATGGCTGTAGATTACGAGCAGTTAGTGTTGGAAAACTTTCCTGAGGTTGGGCGAGTAAAATGTTTTACCGCTGATATGCATGACGGTAAAGTGTTTGTTCCTCCCGGGAAATTGAGAATTGTTCCAATGCCTATTGATTTAAGCCCCGAACGGCCTTATTTGAAGCAGGAATGTTTACTTAGAATAAGGGATTTTATTCGAACCAAGACATCACCTTTTGTTGATGTGCAAGTGTCCAATCCTGTATTTGAGGCTGTTCGAATTAGCGCTTCGGTATCTTTTACGTCGAGCCATAGTGATGGTTTTTTGGTGAATCGGGTCAAGGAGACTGTAAAGTCATTTATTGAAACATGGCGTAATCCTGATCTGGAGTCTGAGATTTTCGGAAATCCTTTGTTTGGTTCGGAACTTTTGACGCAGATACAGGCATTGCCATACGTACAATTTGTCACGTCATTTTCCATGTATAAGATTTCTGAGAAGGAAACCGGAAAAAAATTATTTGATACGGCCAGGGAAGAACAGATGCAGATTGTAATAAACCCGGAGTATCCATGGTCTATTTTGTGTTGTTCGGATTCTTTAGACTTAAGGGTAATGGCTTCTGAACTGATAAGTCCACCAGAGTCCAGAGGTATTCAAAATATGCAAACAGACGATGATTTCGTGATTGAGTAG